The following coding sequences lie in one Rhodococcus rhodochrous genomic window:
- a CDS encoding nicotinate phosphoribosyltransferase, producing the protein MPTISGFDNLILNTDTYKHCHHTLYPQGTEYVSSYVESRGGIFPATMFVGLQAYIQERLLRPITLADIDEAEAVTRAQGMPFCRENWMGILNDHGGFLPVEIEAVPEGTVLPTRNVLVQVINTDPKYHWVTSFFETALLRAVWYPTTIGTVSWMCKQIIKEAFARTSDNPDLLRFQLHDYGARGVSSQESAALGGLAHLVNFNQSDTVPGILAAMKYYNAVCPANSGPNSEHAGFTAWGRDQEVDALRNMMNTYRDAGVVLLLTDSYDHENAVKNILGKELKAEIENFPGVVCARPDSGDPVQVTADTAEWLMDAFGYEVNSKGFKVLPRYLRVVQGDGITLDTLSEIYMELERRGMAAENAIFGMGGGLLQHFNRDTLNFGQKCNAVRVNGEWRDVAKQPTGASFKVSKAGRLALVKRDGEYRTVRRDSVSPEENLLQPVYRNGKLLKKWDFSELIERSEAEVPEEYYYPVIEQMRAQDSAAVPA; encoded by the coding sequence ATGCCCACTATCTCGGGATTCGACAATCTGATCCTCAACACCGATACCTACAAGCATTGCCACCACACTCTCTATCCTCAGGGAACCGAGTACGTCTCCAGCTACGTCGAATCGCGTGGTGGCATCTTCCCGGCGACGATGTTCGTCGGACTGCAGGCCTACATCCAGGAGCGCTTGCTCCGGCCGATCACCCTCGCCGACATCGATGAGGCCGAAGCGGTGACCAGGGCGCAGGGGATGCCCTTCTGCAGGGAGAACTGGATGGGCATCCTCAACGACCACGGCGGATTCCTTCCTGTAGAGATCGAGGCAGTCCCCGAGGGGACTGTGCTGCCCACCCGCAATGTCCTTGTGCAGGTTATCAACACCGATCCGAAGTACCACTGGGTGACCAGCTTCTTCGAGACCGCGTTGCTGCGAGCGGTGTGGTACCCGACCACGATCGGAACGGTCAGTTGGATGTGCAAGCAGATCATCAAGGAAGCGTTCGCTCGCACCTCGGACAATCCGGATCTGCTGCGCTTCCAGCTGCACGATTACGGCGCTCGCGGCGTGAGCTCCCAGGAATCTGCTGCATTGGGTGGTCTGGCACACCTGGTCAACTTCAACCAGAGTGACACGGTGCCGGGCATCCTGGCTGCGATGAAATACTACAACGCGGTGTGTCCGGCGAACTCGGGCCCGAACAGCGAGCATGCAGGTTTCACGGCATGGGGTCGGGATCAGGAAGTCGACGCTCTTCGCAACATGATGAACACCTACCGCGATGCCGGTGTGGTGCTGTTGCTGACCGACTCGTACGACCATGAGAACGCTGTGAAGAACATCCTCGGCAAAGAACTGAAGGCCGAGATCGAGAACTTCCCGGGCGTGGTCTGTGCTCGTCCGGACTCGGGCGACCCTGTGCAGGTGACCGCGGATACCGCTGAGTGGCTCATGGATGCCTTCGGCTACGAGGTCAACTCCAAGGGATTCAAGGTTCTGCCCCGGTATCTGCGGGTCGTCCAGGGCGACGGCATCACGCTCGATACCCTGTCGGAGATCTACATGGAACTCGAACGCCGGGGCATGGCGGCAGAGAACGCGATTTTCGGTATGGGCGGCGGTCTGCTCCAGCACTTCAACCGAGACACGTTGAACTTCGGGCAGAAGTGCAACGCTGTGCGAGTAAACGGTGAATGGCGCGATGTGGCCAAGCAGCCGACCGGGGCGAGCTTCAAGGTGTCCAAGGCCGGCCGTCTCGCCCTCGTCAAGCGGGATGGTGAGTACCGCACGGTGCGACGCGACTCGGTTTCTCCCGAGGAGAACCTCCTTCAGCCGGTGTACCGCAACGGCAAGCTCCTGAAGAAGTGGGATTTCTCCGAGCTGATCGAGCGGAGCGAGGCGGAGGTCCCCGAGGAGTACTACTACCCCGTCATCGAACAGATGCGTGCGCAGGACAGCGCCGCGGTGCCTGCCTGA
- a CDS encoding HAD family hydrolase, with amino-acid sequence MPTRLHVFDMDGTLLNGAAALELSTFFGRRDVGLEIEQLWHAGQITDFDFWSTLLEVCAHATEDDLDAAFEQAAWLDGITDTFDDIRRRGEIAIVISQSPAFFVQRLRNWGAHEAYGSDVVIGQTLSEEATLSPQAKVHITRDALERYHIEPADCVAYGDSSSDVDLFGWLPNTVAVNASPLVSELAAVQYQGNDLRQAYALGRKLLSASTPS; translated from the coding sequence ATGCCCACCCGACTGCACGTATTCGATATGGACGGCACGCTGCTCAACGGAGCAGCCGCCCTGGAACTGTCGACATTCTTCGGCCGCCGCGACGTTGGACTCGAAATCGAACAGCTCTGGCACGCTGGACAAATCACCGACTTCGACTTCTGGTCAACCCTGCTCGAGGTCTGTGCGCACGCGACGGAGGACGACCTCGACGCCGCGTTCGAACAAGCGGCCTGGCTCGATGGCATCACCGATACCTTCGACGATATCCGCAGGCGCGGTGAGATTGCCATCGTGATCTCGCAATCGCCGGCGTTCTTCGTTCAGAGACTTAGAAACTGGGGCGCTCACGAGGCCTACGGATCCGATGTGGTGATCGGACAGACGCTCTCCGAAGAGGCAACACTGTCACCGCAAGCCAAGGTCCACATCACGCGAGATGCACTGGAGCGCTACCACATCGAACCAGCCGACTGCGTCGCCTACGGTGACTCGTCCTCCGATGTGGATCTGTTCGGATGGCTACCGAACACCGTCGCTGTCAACGCCAGCCCGTTGGTGTCCGAGCTTGCCGCAGTCCAGTACCAAGGTAACGACCTTCGCCAGGCGTACGCATTGGGACGGAAGTTACTCAGCGCGAGCACCCCGTCCTGA
- a CDS encoding LLM class flavin-dependent oxidoreductase: MKIWVTTPFFYRDMSRPWSELLNDMLSIVDAAEDLGFEGVTVNENHFQNYVSNPSSLMFSALAAARTERLRIMPGIVVLPYYNPLLIASEMSFLDQMAPGRIGIGVARGGSRYPLDRLGINPKEARDIYEESLEIIKRVWVEDDVSFDGKYFSFPPTTLVPKPASKPHPEVWAASQSIDGVRRVARQGNNLITAPNYGNFEPYGDLEALLAAYNDEIETSGMPRKQVMALRHTWLGNTEEEATEYFDDVLSEYNYYLTLVHASSSGQQSQEERLAARAEGKKDDSVVQGGAMRPAQESFSKEGLLEKYADPILTTPDKMIERFKSYEALGVDHMACLIAVGQPIEAIIKNMQFMAKEVLPEFS; encoded by the coding sequence ATGAAGATCTGGGTCACCACTCCATTCTTCTACCGCGACATGAGCCGTCCGTGGTCCGAACTCCTCAACGACATGCTCAGCATCGTCGATGCCGCAGAGGACCTCGGCTTCGAGGGCGTCACAGTCAACGAAAATCACTTTCAGAACTACGTCAGCAATCCTTCATCGCTGATGTTCAGCGCTTTGGCCGCAGCGCGCACCGAGCGCTTGCGAATCATGCCCGGCATCGTGGTCCTTCCGTACTACAACCCGTTGCTCATCGCGTCGGAGATGAGTTTCCTCGACCAGATGGCACCGGGGCGCATCGGCATCGGCGTGGCGCGGGGTGGCAGTCGCTACCCGCTCGACCGACTCGGCATCAACCCCAAAGAAGCACGCGACATCTACGAAGAATCCCTCGAGATCATCAAGCGGGTGTGGGTCGAGGACGATGTGTCGTTCGACGGCAAGTACTTTTCGTTCCCGCCGACGACTCTTGTGCCCAAGCCGGCATCCAAGCCGCACCCGGAGGTATGGGCGGCCTCGCAGAGCATCGACGGCGTACGCCGCGTGGCACGACAGGGAAACAACCTGATCACTGCTCCGAACTACGGCAACTTCGAGCCCTACGGCGATCTCGAAGCGTTGCTCGCCGCGTACAACGACGAGATCGAGACGAGCGGGATGCCTCGAAAGCAGGTGATGGCCCTTCGCCACACCTGGCTCGGCAACACCGAAGAAGAGGCGACCGAGTACTTCGACGACGTGCTCAGTGAGTACAACTACTATCTCACCCTGGTGCATGCCTCCAGCTCCGGCCAACAGTCCCAAGAGGAGCGTCTGGCAGCACGCGCCGAGGGAAAGAAGGACGACTCGGTGGTCCAGGGCGGAGCGATGAGGCCCGCCCAGGAGTCGTTCTCCAAGGAAGGGCTCCTCGAAAAGTACGCCGATCCCATCCTCACCACCCCCGACAAGATGATCGAACGATTCAAGTCCTACGAGGCATTGGGCGTCGATCACATGGCGTGCCTGATCGCCGTGGGACAGCCGATCGAGGCGATCATCAAGAACATGCAGTTCATGGCCAAGGAAGTGCTCCCGGAGTTCTCCTGA